In the genome of Neoarius graeffei isolate fNeoGra1 chromosome 27, fNeoGra1.pri, whole genome shotgun sequence, one region contains:
- the ccnb2 gene encoding G2/mitotic-specific cyclin-B2, with amino-acid sequence MVVAMDSRVVHRNAENPAPVGGKPGAVDVGMRRAVLSELSNFAVKPVKTMKGNKSAAQPAVVQPKCVPVVPEVIPPAPVILPVQADVSMKVEDDLCQAFSDALCPIEDIDRGDADIPQLCSEYVKDIYVYLRSLEVQQAIRPRYMEGYEINERMRALLIDWLIQVHSRFQLLQETLYMTVAILDRFLQVQPVSRRKLQLVGVTAMLLASKYEEMYVPEVGDFAYITDNAFTKPQIREMEMLILRELNFELGRPLPLHFLRRASKAGNADAEKHTLAKYLLELTLLDYDMVHYHPSEMGAAALCLSQLVLDGQKWSPTQEYYTTYSEAHLKPIMKHMAKNVVKINEGLTKYVAVKKKYSSSRLMKVSLLPQLKSALLKDLAAPLLT; translated from the exons CACCGCAATGCTGAGAACCCGGCACCAGTTGGTGGTAAGCCTGGAGCTGTTGATGTTGGCATGAGGAGGGCTGTCCTGAGTGAACTGTCCAATTTTGCAGTCAAACCTGTAAAGACAATG AAGGGCAATAAGTCGGCAGCTCAGCCAGCTGTTGTGCAGCCCAAGTGTGTTCCAGTTGTCCCAGAGGTCATCCCTCCTGCTCCAGTCATTCTGCCAGTTCAGGCTGATGTCTCCATGAAAGTGGAAGATGACCTGTGCCAGGCCTTTTCTGATGCACTCTGTCCCATTGAGGACATTGATAGGGGCGATGCAGACATCCCACAGCTGTGCTCTGAATATGTTAAGGATATCTATGTGTACCTCCGTAGCCTTGAG GTCCAACAGGCAATCCGACCAAGGTACATGGAAGGTTATGAGATCAACGAGCGCATGCGTGCTCTTCTGATAGACTGGCTCATTCAAGTGCACTCGCGGTTCCAGCTGCTCCAGGAAACTTTGTACATGACTGTGGCCATCCTTGATCGCTTTCTTCAG GTACAACCAGTATCACGACGGAAGCTCCAACTGGTGGGAGTCACTGCAATGTTGCTTGCCTCGAAGTATGAAGAAATGTATGTCCCAGAGGTTGGAGACTTTGCTTACATCACGGACAATGCCTTCACAAAACCCCAGATTCGGGAAATGGAGATGCTGATTCTCCGAGAGCTGAACTTTGAGCTTGGACGCCCGTTGCCCCTTCACTTCCTCAGGAGGGCTTCAAAAGCTGGAAAT GCTGATGCAGAGAAACACACCCTTGCGAAATATCTTCTCGAGCTGACCCTGTTGGACTATGACATGGTTCATTACCATCCATCGGAAATGGGTGCAGCTGCCCTGTGCCTCTCTCAGCTTGTGCTCGATGGACAGAAATGG TCTCCAACACAAGAATACTACACCACTTACAGTGAGGCCCACTTGAAGCCCATAATGAAGCACATGGCCAAAAACGTGGTCAAGATTAATGAGGGACTCACTAAATATGTG GCTGTGAAGAAAAAGTACTCTAGCAGCAGGCTAATGAAGGTTAGCCTGCTTCCTCAGCTGAAGTCTGCGCTGTTGAAGGACCTTGCTGCCCCTCTGCTCACCTGA